The following coding sequences lie in one Cannabis sativa cultivar Pink pepper isolate KNU-18-1 chromosome 5, ASM2916894v1, whole genome shotgun sequence genomic window:
- the LOC115716193 gene encoding probable ADP-ribosylation factor GTPase-activating protein AGD8 — protein sequence MASDAFTDKNAVFKKLKSKSDNKICFDCNAKNPTWASVTYGIFLCIDCSAAHRNLGVHISFVRSTNLDSWTPEQLKMMMFGGNNRAHVFFKQHGWTDGGKIEAKYTSRAADLYRQLLTKEVAKSMADEAGLPSSPVASQSAQVSNGLSSIKTSEAPKVNSLPKQEPPEVSVSPKVSHTVVSTVKKPLGARKTGKTGGLGARKLTTKPSENLYDQKPEEPVVAPVSTSSNSTPTAGAGSSFASRFEYVESVPSAETNSSGAHVISHVLPPKASSFFADFGMDSGFSKKASSNPSKVQVQETDEARKKFSNAKSISSAQFFGDQAKADAESQVSLQKFSGSSSISSADLFGNGSDNSALDITTGDLINRLSFQAQQDISSLKNMAGETGKKLSSFATTFITDFQDRIL from the exons ATGGCGTCCGATGCTTTTACTGATAAGAATGCTGTTTTCAAAAAGCTGAAATCAAAGTCTGATAACAAG ATTTGTTTCGATTGTAACGCAAAGAACCCAACTTGGGCATCGGTTACTTATGGTATATTCCTCTGCATTGATTGCTCCGCTGCTCATCGGAATCTCGGTGTTCATATCAGCTTCGTTAG GTCGACAAATTTAGACTCATGGACTCCCGAGCAGTTGAAAATGATGATGTTTGGAGGAAACAATCGGGCACATGTTTTCTTTAAGCAGCATGGGTGGACTGATGGTGGAAAAATTGAGGCAAAGTATACATCAAGAGCTGCTGATTTATACAGACAGCTACTTACAAAAGAAGTTGCTAAAAGTATGGCAGATGAGGCAGGCTTACCTTCATCGCCTGTTGCTTCTCAATCAGCACAAGTATCTAATGGACTTTCCAGCATTAAGACTAGTGAAGCTCCGAAAGTGAACTCCTTACCAAAGCAGGAGCCACCTGAGGTTTCTGTTTCACCAAAAGTTTCTCATACAGTTGTTAGCACTGTGAAGAAGCCTCTTGGTGCCAGAAAAACTGGGAAGACTGGGGGTCTTGGCGCTCGAAAACTTACTACAAAG CCAAGTGAAAATCTTTATGATCAGAAGCCAGAAGAGCCAGTTGTTGCTCCTGTTTCCACTTCAAGTAACAGCACGCCTACCGCAGGTGCAGGATCATCTTTTGCGTCTCGGTTTGAGTATGTAGAAAGTGTTCCATCTGCTGAGACAAATTCTAGTGGTGCCCATGTCATTAGTCATGTTCTTCCACCAAAAGCATCAAGCTTTTTTGCAGATTTTGGTATGGATAGTGGCTTTTCAAAGAAAGCTAGTTCAAACCCTTCGAAAGTGCAA GTTCAGGAAACTGATGAAGCAAGAAAGAAGTTTTCAAATGCAAAATCAATTTCATCTGCCCAATTTTTCGGAGATCAGGCCAAAGCTGACGCCGAAAGTCAAGTCTCCTTGCAGAAGTTTTCA GGATCGTCTTCCATATCTAGTGCTGATCTTTTCGGTAATGGCTCCGATAACTCTGCACTTGATATAACTACAGGTGATCTCATCAATCGTCTATCTTTCCAG GCACAACAGGATATATCATCCCTTAAAAACATGGCTGGTGAGACCGGGAAGAAGCTTAGCTCGTTTGCCACCACTTTTATTACAGATTTCCAGGACAGAATcctgtga
- the LOC115716700 gene encoding ubiquitin carboxyl-terminal hydrolase 20: protein MDLQPPNPNPNPIPFFSYRSQPSSPQSDQAMPHQDLQQPRSSFDSQLAAIDDLSLASDSPLQTLLSSPPPHQPQPISVVDSKGSCLNGGDNLSYARFEDKEDHGDGNSPASPSYCVDPNRHWSSFDDNSFYLHKPKPSMVGAGLVNLGNTCFVNAVLQCFTHTVPLIKGLRSCKHELLCRSGYREFCVACSMYDHIQLSIDSSGGCISPWKFVDNLNYFSASFMRYNQEDAHEFLQCFLDKLEMCFLTPKTGEISLNPPVDNLVQKVFGGRLISRLQCCNCGHCSNNFEPLIDLSLEIENVDSLPSALESFTSEEKIGDSDSKFTCEHCKEEVAVVKQLMLDQVPSVAVFHLKRFKNDGSYVEKIDKHVNFPLELDLQSYTTGASSDDDELMYDLYGIVVHVGLSSMFGHYFSFVRSAPDTWHRLDDSKVTRVEEEFVLSQDAYILFYARRGTPWFSSLIDAEMNCLDPAILSTSPQSVLDAAENTCPLPNSAYIYDASVALDAVSLLPNLSFVDETCVGKPIGKNDSQGVESSEVKVNEPIRENDCEGAGISEVKASDVNCNATTIRENGCQGVESGEVKTSGHEIFHPLTPPRSPSPELFALKTPVSLGSGFQIPRGHLKSEERTTLRKRLSNKVPDDSKTKEAIRFISKSMPSSRAGKLMEAMYRPQSAAGASRKKKRLDSPCKRAGSSNVRHKSSHGSVVHPVAAVLR from the exons ATGGATCTTCAACCTcctaaccctaaccctaaccctatCCCTTTCTTTTCCTACCGATCCCAGCCCTCTTCTCCTCAATCGGACCAAGCCATGCCTCATCAAGATTTACAACAACCTAGGTCTTCTTTCGATTCTCAATTGGCAGCAATTGACGATCTTTCTTTGGCTTCCGATTCCCCTCTCCAAACCCTACTTTCTTCTCCTCCACCTCATCAGCCCCAACCGATTTCTGTTGTGGATAGCAAGGGTTCGTGTTTGAATGGCGGCGATAACTTATCTTATGCTAGGTTTGAAGATAAAGAAGATCACGGAGATGGAAATTCCCCGGCTTCACCTTCTTATTGTGTTGATCCGAACCGGCATTGGTCCTCATTTGACGACAATTCATTTTATCTTCATAAGCCGAAACCCTCCATGGTG GGTGCAGGACTGGTCAATTTGGGTAACACGTGCTTTGTTAATGCAGTTCTGCAATGCTTTACGCATACTGTGCCACTGATAAAGGGGCTTCGTTCTTGTAAACATGAATTGCTCTGTAGAA GTGGGTATAGAGAGTTCTGTGTTGCTTGTTCTATGTACGATCACATTCAACTTTCTATAGATTCTTCGGGAGGCTGTATTTCTCCGTGGAAGTTTGTTGATAATTTGAACT ACTTCTCTGCTTCTTTCATGAGATATAACCAGGAAGATGCCCATGAGTTTTTGCAGTGCTTCTTAGATAAACTTGAGATGTGCTTTTTGACTCCCAAAACAGGGGAAATAAGTTTGAATCCTCCCGTTGATAACCTTGTGCAGAAGGTTTTTGGTGGCCGTCTTATAAGTAGA CTTCAGTGCTGCAACTGTGGTCACTGTTCAAACAATTTTGAACCTCTGATTGATTTGAGTCTGGAGATTGAAAATGTGGATAGCCTTCCTAGTGCTTTGGAGTCTTTCACTAGTGAAGAAAAGATTGGAGATTCTGATAGTAAGTTCACTTGTGAACATTGCAAGGAAGAGGTTGCAGTGGTGAAACAGCTTATGTTAGATCAGGTCCCATCAGTTGCTGTGTTCCATTTGAAAAGATTTAAGAATGATGGGTCTTATGTTGAGAAGATTGATAAACATGTGAATTTCCCTTTGGAGTTGGACTTGCAGTCCTACACCACTGGTGCAAGTAGTGATGAT GATGAGTTGATGTATGATCTTTATGGAATCGTTGTCCATGTTGGGTTATCATCTATGTTTGGCCATTACTTCAGCTTTGTTCGGTCTGCTCCTGACACTTGGCACAGGTTGGATGACTCAAAG GTTACTAGGGTCGAAGAAGAATTTGTTCTATCTCAGGATGCATACATTCTTTTCTATGCAAGGCGTGGTACCCCCTGGTTTTCAAGTTTAATAGATGCAGAAATGAATTGCTTGGACCCGGCCATTTTATCTACATCACCTCAGTCGGTTCTAGATGCTGCTGAGAATACTTGTCCACTTCCAAATTCAGCGTATATCTATGATGCTTCGGTTGCACTTGATGCTGTTAGTCTCCTCCCAAATCTATCTTTTGTTGATGAAACTTGCGTTGGTAAGCCTATTGGAAAAAATGATTCTCAGGGTGTTGAATCCAGTGAAGTAAAAGTTAATGAACCTATTAGAGAAAATGATTGTGAGGGAGCTGGGATCAGTGAAGTTAAAGCTAGTGATGTGAATTGTAATGCTACAACTATTAGAGAAAATGGTTGCCAAGGAGTTGAATCTGGTGAGGTAAAAACTAGTGGACATGAAATTTTCCATCCTCTTACACCGCCAAGATCACCAAGTCCAGAATTGTTTGCTCTTAAGACTCCAG TATCTTTAGGATCAGGTTTTCAAATTCCCCGTGGCCATCTGAAATCTGAGGAGCGAACTACTTTACGTAAAAGATTGTCAAACAAGGTGCCTGATGATTCAAAGACTAAGGAGGCAATAAGATTCATTTCGAAGAGCATGCCTAGCTCGAGGGCCGGCAAACTTATGGAAGCCATGTATAGGCCTCAAAGTGCTGCAGGTgcttcaaggaagaagaaacgaTTGGATTCACCGTGTAAAAGGGCTGGCTCTTCTAATGTTAGACATAAATCAAGCCATGGATCGGTAGTCCATCCGGTGGCTGCAGTTCTACGTTGA
- the LOC115718080 gene encoding uncharacterized protein LOC115718080, translating to MMVFSRLGGNKQQRQSNKHLRKPFIIRNISTSDLRFHDMVDPNGSNPSKNIVIVMDGLAEFTTEVLQWVLHNIVINCSGCVITLLGVMPWLNIPLSTKTWLDIWSVDLEELAKERSENIKNDFKYLKLKAVLDLCRSYGVVLQKKVVMGYPSRHLVIEQIISLDATWVVFDRHQKKTEFYGEKVGCKMIVMNERGEADMIIDNKLVESTTNFTRAAGELSTNTELHISDQQCDDDNEIILHV from the exons ATGATGGTTTTTTCTAGATTGGGAGGCAATAAGCAGCAGAGGCAGAGTAACAAACATTTGAGAAAACCTTTTATAATAAGGAACATAAGTACTTCTGATCTTAGGTTTCATgatatggttgatccaaatggATCAAACCCAAGTAAAAATATTGTGATTGTGATGGATGGCTTGGCTGAATTTACAACTGAGGTTCTTCAATGGGTTCTTCACAACATAGTGATCAATTGTTCTGGATGTGTTATCACTCTTCTTGGAGTTATGCCTTGGCTTAATATTCCAT tGTCTACAAAGACATGGTTGGATATTTGGTCTGTGGATTTAGAAGAACTTGCCAAAGAGAGAAGTGAAAATATCAAGAACGATTTCAAGTATCTAAAGTTGAAGGCTGTTCTCGATCTTTGCCGTAGTTATGGG GTGGTGCTGCAAAAGAAAGTCGTGATGGGATATCCATCGCGACATCTGGTCATCGAGCAAATCATAAGCCTTGATGCCACATGGGTCGTATTTGATAG GCATCAAAAGAAGACAGAGTTTTATGGGGAAAAAGTTGGATGCAAGATGATTGTGATGAACGAAAGGGGTGAGGCAGACATgattattgataacaaattagTAGAAAGTACTACCAATTTTACAAGGGCTGCTGGAGAATTGTCTACTAATACTGAGCTCCACATTTCAGACCAACAATGTGATGATGACAATGAAataattttacatgtttaa
- the LOC115718081 gene encoding glycine-rich cell wall structural protein 1.8-like, giving the protein MANNNNHTNIRFLFLFLALGICSATRLLLTYEPNVGGYGSGGGHGGGEGYAGAGSYGGGGGGGAGSGGGYVAVGDHGGGAAAGYGGGGGEGGGAGYGGAGGHGGGGGSGSGGGGGAVGYGGVGAYGGGGGGGEGGGAGYGAGGAQGGGGGGGGSGGGAAYGGVGAGGAYGGGGGKGGGAGYGGAGGEYGVGHGGGGGGGSGGGGAYGGAGGGGYGGGAGEGGGAGYGGAGGGGHGGGSGGGGGAGYGGEHGGGYGGGEGGGAGGGYGGGNAGYGGGGGQGGGSGGGYGGGGAHGGGGGGGSGSGSGGGGGYAGGGGAHGSGYGGGEGGGHGGGGGYAP; this is encoded by the coding sequence ATGGCTAATAATAATAACCATACCAACATTcgctttctctttctctttctagcTTTAGGTATTTGCTCCGCTACTAGACTCTTGCTCACTTATGAGCCCAATGTTGGTGGCTATGGTTCTGGTGGAGGACATGGCGGTGGAGAAGGCTATGCCGGTGCTGGTAgttatggtggtggtggtggtggaggtGCAGGCAGCGGTGGAGGGTATGTTGCAGTAGGAGACCATGGTGGTGGTGCTGCTGCTGGCTATGGAGGTGGTGGAGGAGAAGGTGGCGGTGCTGGCTATGGCGGTGCAGGTGGACATGGTGGTGGTGGAGGCAGtggtagtggtggtggtggtggtgcagTTGGATATGGTGGTGTTGGTGCTTATGGaggtggaggtggtggaggaGAAGGAGGTGGTGCTGGGTATGGTGCAGGTGGGGCTcaaggaggtggtggtggtggaggtGGTAGCGGTGGTGGAGCTGCTTATGGTGGTGTCGGAGCTGGTGGTGCTTATGGTGGTGGAGGAGGAAAAGGAGGTGGAGCTGGATATGGTGGTGCTGGTGGAGAGTAtggtgttggacatggcggtggtggaggtggtggaagtggtggtggtggtgcttATGGTGGTGCTGGAGGTGGTGGTTATGGAGGCGGTGCAGGTGAAGGAGGTGGTGCAGGGTATGGTGGTGCTGGTGGAGGAGGACACGGTGGGGGTAGTGGTGGCGGTGGTGGAGCTGGATATGGAGGAGAGCATGGTGGTGGTTATGGCGGTGGTGAAGGAGGTGGAGCAGGGGGAGGATACGGTGGTGGTAATGCAGGGTATGGTGGTGGAGGGGGCCAAGGTGGGGGTAGTGGAGGAGGTTATGGTGGTGGTGGAGCTCATGGTGGTGGTGGAGGAGGAGGATCTGGCAGTGGCTCTGGAGGTGGCGGTGGTTATGCAGGTGGTGGAGGTGCACATGGCAGTGGATATGGAGGTGGCGAAGGCGGTGGccatggtggtggtggtggctaTGCCCCTTGA
- the LOC133038020 gene encoding glycine-rich protein DOT1-like: MSIRTISVVFSVLFGLVITTYASRALLITNNEKIQDFGTFTVGYATVTTTDHLGVGLNVGVNGGAAGYGSGSGSGEGGGEGYGSAGGHGGGGGSGGGGGGGTGGAGGGYGSGAGEGGGAGYGSGGGVGGGGGGGGGKGGGGGGGQGGGEGAGGGYGGGSGSGYGAGGGAAGGHGGGGGGGSGGGGGGGSGGGGAHGGGYGSGEGAGSGYGGGAGGHGGGGGGGSGGGGGGGSSGYAP, translated from the coding sequence ATGTCCATCCGTACAATTTCAGTTgttttttctgttttatttgGTTTGGTAATTACTACATATGCGTCTAGAGCTcttttaataactaataatgaaaaaattcaaGACTTTGGTACTTTCACAGTTGGCTATGCCACTGTCACTACTACTGATCATCTTGGTGTAGGCCTAAATGTTGGTGTTAATGGTGGAGCCGCCGGATATGGAAGCGGAAGTGGTAGTGGAGAAGGCGGCGGTGAAGGCTATGGATCTGCTGGTGGACATGGAGGAGGTGGCGGTAGcggtggaggtggtggtggtggaacTGGTGGTGCAGGTGGCGGGTATGGAAGTGGAGCCGGAGAAGGAGGTGGTGCAGGTTATGGTTCTGGTGGAGGAGTCGGTGGTGGtggcggtggtggtggtggtaaaggcggcggtggtggtggtgggcaAGGTGGAGGGGAAGGTGCTGGTGGTGGTTATGGAGGAGGCTCTGGTAGCGGGTATGGAGCAGGAGGAGGAGCTGCAGGGGGACACggaggaggtggtggtggtggaagTGGTGGCGGAGGTGGAGGAGGTTCGGGTGGTGGTGGAGCACATGGAGGTGGTTATGGTAGTGGTGAAGGAGCGGGGTCAGGTTACGGTGGTGGTGCTGGTGGCCACGGTGGAGGCGGTGGCGGTGGATCTGGTGGAGGCGGCGGCGGTGGATCTAGTGGCTATGCTCCTTGA